A single genomic interval of Ramlibacter sp. harbors:
- a CDS encoding 5'-methylthioadenosine/adenosylhomocysteine nucleosidase, translated as MTTAIVSAMHEELAAVLALMPDEHKRVIAGREFWQGHLEGREVVVVLSRVGKVAAATTATVLLERLGVQRIVFTGVAGGLGEGVKVGDVVLAESFLQHDLDASPIFPKYEVPLYGRSRFDTDGALSALLAQAAAQVLADPQAALGVDAVAEFALRSPRLHRGLVLSGDRFVATTSESAALRQALPDALAVEMEGAAIAQVCHDYGVPFAAVRTISDRADDAAHVDFPRFIRAVASGYSAAITSRLLRLL; from the coding sequence ATGACCACGGCCATCGTCAGCGCCATGCACGAGGAACTGGCCGCCGTTCTGGCCCTGATGCCGGACGAGCACAAGCGGGTGATTGCCGGGCGCGAATTCTGGCAGGGCCACCTGGAAGGGCGCGAGGTGGTGGTGGTGCTGTCGCGCGTGGGCAAGGTGGCCGCGGCCACCACGGCCACGGTGCTGCTGGAGCGCCTGGGGGTTCAGCGGATTGTCTTCACCGGCGTGGCCGGCGGGCTGGGCGAGGGCGTGAAGGTCGGCGATGTGGTGCTGGCCGAGAGCTTCCTGCAGCACGACCTGGACGCCTCGCCGATCTTCCCGAAGTACGAGGTTCCGCTGTATGGCCGCAGCCGCTTTGACACCGATGGCGCCCTCAGTGCCTTGCTCGCGCAGGCGGCGGCGCAGGTGCTGGCCGATCCGCAGGCGGCGCTGGGCGTCGATGCCGTGGCCGAGTTTGCGCTGCGCTCGCCGCGGCTGCACCGCGGCCTGGTGCTCAGTGGCGACCGCTTCGTGGCCACCACGTCGGAAAGCGCGGCGCTGCGGCAGGCGCTGCCCGATGCACTCGCCGTGGAAATGGAGGGCGCGGCCATCGCCCAGGTCTGCCACGACTACGGCGTGCCGTTCGCGGCGGTGCGCACCATCTCTGACCGCGCCGATGACGCGGCGCATGTGGACTTTCCGCGCTTCATCCGCGCGGTGGCCAGTGGCTACTCGGCCGCCATCACCAGCCGGTTGCTCCGTTTGCTATGA
- the raiA gene encoding ribosome-associated translation inhibitor RaiA yields the protein MNLTISGHHLEITPALNSYVKTKLDRITRHFDQVVDIKVLLTVEKQKEKERRQRAECNIHVKGSDLFAESSHADLYAAVDELVDKLDRQVVRHKDRLQDHHHSAAKRLM from the coding sequence ATGAATTTGACGATCAGCGGTCATCATCTCGAAATCACCCCTGCATTGAACAGTTACGTCAAGACCAAGCTCGATCGGATTACCCGGCACTTTGACCAGGTTGTGGACATCAAGGTGCTGCTGACAGTGGAGAAACAGAAGGAAAAAGAACGACGACAACGCGCCGAATGCAACATACACGTCAAGGGCAGCGACCTGTTCGCCGAAAGCTCGCATGCCGACCTGTATGCCGCCGTCGATGAACTCGTCGACAAGCTCGACCGGCAGGTCGTGCGCCACAAGGACCGGTTGCAGGACCACCACCACAGCGCCGCCAAGCGTTTGATGTAG
- a CDS encoding ABC transporter ATP-binding protein has protein sequence MNPPLLEIEDLYVEFPTQGRVMHAVEGVSLTLAEGEVLGVVGESGSGKSVTMMALMGLIGYPGRVRAKTLRFAGHDLLALSDRERRRLVGKDLAMIFQEPTTSLNPCFTVGYQLMETLRLHLPLDKAGARRQAIELLEQVGIPAAASRLNDYPHQMSGGMNQRVMIAMAIACNPRLLIADEPTTALDVTIQAQILDLLRGLQKERGMALVLITHNMGVVSEMAQRVAVMYAGQVVEQQAVADLFASPQHPYTEALLSALPERGTEGGRLATIPGVVPGVFDRPAGCLFAPRCAHATAHCEALRPELRAWQGGQVRCHYPLGDPQREESRERDGPLMAGQASEVAT, from the coding sequence ATGAATCCCCCCCTGCTGGAAATCGAAGACCTCTACGTGGAATTCCCCACGCAGGGCCGTGTGATGCATGCGGTGGAGGGCGTCAGCCTGACCCTTGCCGAGGGCGAGGTGCTGGGCGTGGTGGGCGAATCGGGTTCGGGCAAGAGCGTGACCATGATGGCGCTTATGGGGCTGATCGGCTACCCGGGCCGGGTGCGAGCCAAAACACTGCGCTTCGCGGGCCACGACCTGCTGGCGCTCAGCGATAGGGAGCGCCGCCGTCTCGTCGGCAAGGACCTGGCCATGATCTTCCAGGAGCCCACCACCAGCCTGAACCCCTGTTTCACGGTGGGCTACCAGCTGATGGAGACGCTGCGCCTGCACCTGCCGCTGGACAAGGCCGGTGCCCGGCGCCAGGCCATTGAGCTGCTGGAGCAGGTGGGCATTCCGGCCGCCGCGAGCCGGCTCAATGACTACCCGCACCAGATGTCGGGCGGCATGAACCAGCGCGTGATGATTGCCATGGCGATTGCCTGCAATCCGCGCCTGCTGATTGCCGACGAGCCGACCACGGCGCTGGACGTGACCATCCAGGCGCAGATTCTCGATCTGCTGCGCGGCCTGCAGAAGGAGCGCGGCATGGCGCTGGTGCTGATCACGCACAACATGGGCGTGGTCAGCGAGATGGCGCAGCGCGTGGCGGTGATGTACGCGGGCCAGGTGGTGGAGCAGCAGGCCGTGGCCGACCTCTTTGCCAGCCCGCAGCACCCCTACACCGAGGCCCTGCTCTCGGCCCTGCCCGAGCGGGGGACCGAGGGTGGGCGGCTGGCCACCATCCCCGGTGTGGTGCCAGGGGTGTTTGACCGGCCCGCGGGCTGCCTGTTTGCGCCGCGCTGCGCCCATGCCACCGCGCATTGCGAGGCCCTGCGCCCCGAGCTGCGGGCCTGGCAGGGCGGCCAGGTCCGCTGCCATTACCCGCTGGGCGACCCGCAGCGCGAGGAGTCCCGGGAGCGCGACGGCCCGTTGATGGCGGGCCAGGCGTCGGAGGTTGCGACATGA
- the fur gene encoding ferric iron uptake transcriptional regulator: MSNIDELKSTGLKATLPRLKILDVFQKGGQRHMTAEDVFRVLLEERSDVGLATVYRVLTQFEQAGILSRSHFESGKAVYELNEGQHHDHLVCTSCGRVEEFYDAEIEKRQQVVAKAKGWILQDHAMSLYGLCGNCAPAK, translated from the coding sequence ATGTCGAACATCGATGAACTCAAGAGCACCGGGCTCAAGGCCACGCTGCCGCGCCTGAAGATCCTGGACGTGTTCCAGAAGGGCGGCCAGCGCCACATGACCGCCGAGGACGTGTTCCGCGTGCTGCTCGAGGAGCGCTCCGATGTGGGCCTGGCCACGGTCTACCGCGTGCTCACGCAGTTCGAGCAGGCCGGCATCCTCAGCCGCAGCCATTTTGAAAGCGGCAAGGCCGTCTACGAGCTCAACGAGGGCCAGCACCATGACCATCTGGTCTGCACCTCGTGCGGCCGGGTCGAGGAGTTCTACGACGCCGAGATCGAGAAGCGGCAGCAGGTGGTCGCCAAGGCCAAGGGCTGGATCCTGCAGGACCACGCGATGTCGCTGTACGGCCTGTGCGGCAACTGCGCGCCGGCCAAGTAG
- a CDS encoding HPr kinase/phosphorylase → MKPTVVSADVLFEDHRAQLRWEWIAGLGASERRFDEVAIRAARSGADLVGYLNYIHPYRVQILGEREVAYLTNATPDDCARRIARIVTLEPPVLILADSQAAPDALMSMCERAQIPMFATHESSAFVIDVLRAYLSKHFADRTSMHGVFMDILGLGVMITGESGLGKSELGLELISRGNGLVADDAVDLYRINQTTIEGRCPELLQNLLEVRGIGLLDIRAIFGETAVRRKMRLKLIVHLVRRETLEREYERLPYEPLTQDVLGIPVRKAVIQVVAGRNIAVLVEAAVRNTILQLRGVDTYQDFVERHRKAMEQNPDGL, encoded by the coding sequence ATGAAACCCACCGTTGTCAGTGCTGATGTCCTGTTCGAGGACCACCGCGCCCAGTTGCGCTGGGAGTGGATCGCCGGTCTGGGCGCCTCGGAACGCCGTTTTGACGAGGTGGCCATCCGCGCCGCGCGATCGGGCGCCGACCTGGTGGGCTACCTCAACTACATCCACCCCTACCGGGTGCAGATCCTTGGCGAGCGCGAGGTGGCCTACCTGACCAATGCCACGCCGGACGACTGTGCCCGGCGCATTGCGCGCATCGTCACGCTGGAGCCGCCCGTGCTGATCCTGGCCGACAGCCAGGCCGCGCCTGATGCGCTGATGTCGATGTGCGAGCGGGCGCAAATCCCGATGTTCGCCACGCACGAATCGTCGGCCTTCGTGATCGACGTGCTGCGCGCCTACCTGTCCAAGCATTTCGCCGACCGCACGTCGATGCATGGCGTGTTCATGGACATCCTGGGCCTGGGCGTGATGATCACCGGCGAGTCGGGGCTGGGCAAGAGCGAGCTGGGCCTGGAGCTGATCTCCCGCGGCAACGGCCTCGTGGCCGACGATGCGGTGGACCTGTACCGCATCAACCAGACCACCATCGAGGGCCGTTGCCCCGAACTGCTGCAGAACCTGCTCGAGGTGCGCGGCATCGGCCTGCTGGACATCCGCGCCATCTTTGGCGAGACGGCGGTGCGCCGCAAGATGCGCCTGAAGCTGATCGTGCACCTGGTGCGCCGCGAAACGCTGGAGCGCGAGTACGAGCGGCTGCCCTACGAGCCGCTGACGCAGGACGTGCTGGGCATTCCGGTGCGCAAGGCGGTGATCCAGGTGGTGGCGGGCCGCAACATCGCCGTGCTGGTGGAGGCGGCGGTGCGCAACACCATCCTGCAGCTGCGCGGCGTGGACACCTACCAGGATTTCGTGGAGCGCCACCGCAAGGCGATGGAGCAGAACCCCGACGGCCTCTGA
- a CDS encoding dipeptide ABC transporter ATP-binding protein: MTVVVEAHDLRRVYAIRRGFLRAPAQLQAVGGVSFSIEAGKTLAVVGESGCGKSTLARMVSLIEKPTGGSLSLDGSDAVNTPAADRRRLRQAVQLVFQNPYGSLNPRKKVSAVLEDPLRINTGLSAAERAERSRAMLVQVGLRPEYANRYPHMFSGGQRQRIAIARALMLNPKLLVADEPVSALDVSIQAQVLNLLADLQAQFKLAYLFISHDLAVVRHIAHDVLVMYLGHVMEQGAKGRIFARPLHPYTQALLASTPGVGPRSVQRIVLQGELPSPLSPPAGCVFSTRCPYAVARCHAERPAPQMVDERLVACHFSTQFLESGFPESVGPNNASRSAHPN; the protein is encoded by the coding sequence ATGACCGTGGTGGTTGAAGCGCACGACCTGCGCCGCGTCTACGCCATCCGCCGCGGTTTCCTGCGCGCGCCGGCGCAGCTGCAGGCCGTGGGGGGCGTGTCGTTCAGCATCGAGGCCGGCAAGACGCTGGCGGTGGTGGGCGAATCAGGATGCGGCAAATCCACGCTCGCGCGCATGGTCTCGCTGATCGAGAAGCCCACCGGGGGCAGCCTCTCGCTGGACGGCAGCGACGCGGTCAACACCCCGGCGGCCGACCGGCGCCGCCTGCGGCAGGCAGTGCAGCTGGTGTTCCAGAACCCCTATGGTTCGCTGAACCCGCGCAAGAAGGTCAGCGCCGTGCTGGAAGACCCGCTGCGCATCAATACGGGGCTCAGCGCGGCCGAGCGTGCCGAGCGCTCCCGCGCCATGCTGGTGCAGGTGGGCTTGCGGCCCGAATACGCCAACCGTTACCCGCACATGTTCTCGGGCGGCCAGCGCCAGCGCATCGCGATCGCGCGCGCGCTCATGCTCAACCCCAAGCTGCTGGTGGCCGACGAGCCGGTGTCGGCGCTGGATGTGTCGATCCAGGCGCAGGTGCTGAACCTGCTGGCCGACCTGCAGGCGCAGTTCAAGCTGGCTTACCTGTTCATTTCGCATGATCTGGCGGTGGTGCGCCACATTGCGCACGACGTGCTCGTGATGTACCTGGGCCATGTGATGGAGCAGGGCGCCAAGGGCCGGATATTCGCGCGCCCCCTGCACCCCTACACCCAGGCGCTGCTGGCGTCCACGCCGGGCGTGGGCCCTCGTTCGGTGCAGCGCATCGTGCTGCAGGGCGAATTGCCTTCGCCGCTGAGCCCGCCCGCGGGCTGCGTGTTCTCGACCCGCTGCCCCTACGCCGTGGCGCGTTGCCACGCGGAGCGACCCGCGCCGCAAATGGTGGATGAGCGGCTCGTGGCATGTCACTTCTCCACACAATTTCTCGAATCGGGTTTTCCCGAATCCGTGGGCCCGAATAATGCGTCACGCTCCGCTCACCCAAATTAA
- a CDS encoding PTS sugar transporter subunit IIA, which produces MNRLASILPAAQVLVSVDATSKKRAFEEAGLLFENLYGLSRALITDSLFARERLGSTGLGHGVAIPHGRIKGLKAPMAAVFRLAQPIGFDAPDEQPVGLLIFLLVPEAATQKHLEILSEIAELLSDAPLREKIKATTDAALLHNTIATWQSAQPA; this is translated from the coding sequence ATGAACCGTCTCGCGTCCATCCTGCCTGCCGCTCAAGTTTTGGTGAGCGTTGATGCCACCAGCAAAAAGCGTGCTTTCGAAGAAGCCGGCCTGCTGTTTGAAAACCTGTATGGGCTGAGCCGCGCGTTGATCACCGACAGCCTGTTTGCCCGCGAGCGCCTCGGTTCCACCGGTCTGGGCCACGGCGTGGCCATTCCCCATGGCCGCATCAAGGGCCTGAAGGCGCCCATGGCCGCGGTGTTCCGGCTGGCGCAGCCGATTGGTTTTGATGCGCCCGACGAGCAGCCCGTGGGCCTGCTGATCTTCCTGCTGGTTCCTGAAGCCGCCACGCAAAAGCACCTGGAAATCCTCTCGGAAATCGCAGAGTTGCTCAGCGACGCGCCGCTGCGCGAAAAGATCAAGGCGACGACGGATGCGGCCCTGCTGCACAACACCATCGCCACATGGCAGTCAGCGCAGCCCGCCTGA
- the corA gene encoding magnesium/cobalt transporter CorA → MLNIFTLANGRLFQEEIESLEELSKFQPIWVDLESPTPEEKRWIKQYYGLSIPEDAMDEDIEESARFYEEDNGELHIRSDFLIADDEEPRTVRVAFILNLMNDSLKSKGVLFSIHDEDVPVFRLLRLRARRAPGLIEDAKEVLLKLFDADAEYSADTLEGIYDELEKVSKQVLSGDVTDALAGEVLGAIAHQEDLNGRIRRNVMDTRRAVSFMMRSRMLTAEQFEEARQILRDIESLDNHTAFLFDKINFLMDATVGFININQNKIIKIFSVASVALLPPTLIASLYGMNFRFMPELNWALGYPYALTLMVASAVVPMWYFRKRGWLK, encoded by the coding sequence ATGCTCAACATCTTCACGCTCGCCAACGGCCGGCTCTTCCAGGAAGAGATCGAATCGCTGGAGGAGCTCTCGAAATTCCAGCCCATCTGGGTGGACCTGGAGTCCCCCACGCCCGAGGAAAAGCGCTGGATCAAGCAGTACTACGGCCTGTCCATTCCCGAGGACGCGATGGACGAGGACATCGAGGAGTCCGCCCGCTTCTACGAGGAAGACAACGGCGAACTGCACATCCGCAGCGACTTCCTGATCGCCGACGACGAGGAGCCGCGCACGGTGCGCGTGGCCTTCATCCTGAACCTCATGAACGACTCGCTCAAGAGCAAGGGCGTGCTGTTCTCCATCCACGACGAGGACGTGCCGGTGTTCCGGCTGCTGCGCCTGCGCGCGCGGCGCGCCCCCGGGCTGATCGAGGACGCCAAGGAGGTGCTGCTCAAGCTGTTTGACGCCGACGCCGAGTACTCCGCCGACACGCTGGAGGGCATCTACGACGAGCTTGAAAAGGTCAGCAAGCAGGTGCTGTCGGGCGACGTGACCGACGCGCTGGCCGGCGAGGTGCTGGGCGCGATCGCGCACCAGGAAGACTTGAACGGCCGCATCCGCCGCAACGTCATGGACACCCGCCGCGCCGTGAGCTTCATGATGCGCAGCCGCATGCTCACCGCCGAGCAGTTCGAGGAGGCGCGGCAGATCCTGCGCGACATCGAGTCGCTGGACAACCACACGGCCTTCCTGTTCGACAAGATCAACTTCCTGATGGACGCCACCGTCGGTTTCATCAACATCAACCAGAACAAGATCATCAAGATTTTCTCGGTGGCCAGCGTGGCGCTGCTGCCGCCCACGCTGATCGCGAGCCTGTACGGCATGAATTTCAGGTTCATGCCCGAGCTCAACTGGGCGCTGGGCTACCCGTATGCGCTCACGCTGATGGTGGCCAGTGCCGTGGTGCCCATGTGGTACTTCCGCAAGCGCGGCTGGCTCAAATAA
- a CDS encoding ABC transporter substrate-binding protein codes for MKLIPRRKQVAIAVLALAAAAGVGAKTLVFCSEGSPENFYPGINTTGTSFDGNEPIYNRIVEFERGGTRVVPGLAEKWEISADGKEYVFHLRKGVKWHSHRAFKTTRDFNADDVIFGFERQWKEANPYYKVTSPNHSYFNDMGMPKLLKSVEKVDDYTVKITLEKPEAPFLSNLAMPYAAVQSKEYADAMLKAGTPEKIDQEPIGTGPFYLVQYQKDAVIRYKAFPQYWGGKAKIDDLVYSITPDASVRWAKLQKGECHVMPYPNPADLDAIRKDPNVQVLEQAGLNVGYLAFNTQKKPFDDVRVRKAMSMAINKQAIIDGVYLSTGVAAKNPIPPTMWSYNDAVKDDPYDPAAAKKLLAAAGFPDGMTTDLWAMPVQRPYNPNAKRIAELMQADLAKIGVKAEIKSFEWGEYRKRMQAGEHQMGMLGWTGDNGDPDNFLYTLLGCESAKGNGSNVAKFCYQPFEELVLKAKTVSKQSEREALYKKAQLIFKEQAPWFTIAHAVQLKPVRKEVIDFKLSPFGRHNFYGVDIKE; via the coding sequence ATGAAGCTGATTCCCCGTCGCAAACAGGTTGCGATCGCTGTCCTGGCCCTGGCGGCCGCCGCGGGCGTGGGCGCCAAGACGCTGGTGTTCTGCTCGGAGGGCAGCCCCGAGAATTTCTACCCCGGCATCAACACCACGGGCACCTCGTTTGACGGCAACGAGCCCATCTACAACCGCATCGTCGAGTTCGAGCGCGGCGGCACCCGCGTGGTGCCCGGCCTGGCCGAAAAGTGGGAGATTTCCGCCGACGGCAAGGAGTATGTCTTTCACCTGCGCAAGGGCGTGAAGTGGCACAGCCACCGCGCCTTCAAGACCACGCGCGACTTCAACGCCGACGACGTGATCTTCGGCTTCGAGCGCCAGTGGAAGGAAGCCAACCCGTATTACAAGGTCACCAGCCCCAACCACTCCTACTTCAACGACATGGGCATGCCCAAGCTGCTCAAGTCGGTCGAGAAGGTGGATGACTACACCGTCAAGATCACGCTCGAGAAGCCCGAGGCGCCCTTCCTGTCCAACCTGGCCATGCCGTACGCCGCGGTCCAGTCCAAGGAGTACGCCGACGCCATGCTCAAGGCCGGCACGCCCGAGAAGATCGACCAGGAGCCCATCGGCACCGGCCCGTTCTACCTGGTGCAGTACCAGAAGGACGCCGTGATCCGCTACAAGGCCTTCCCGCAGTACTGGGGCGGCAAGGCCAAGATCGACGACCTCGTCTACTCGATCACGCCCGACGCCTCTGTGCGCTGGGCCAAGCTGCAAAAGGGCGAATGCCATGTCATGCCCTACCCGAACCCGGCCGACCTGGACGCCATCCGCAAGGACCCGAACGTGCAGGTGCTCGAGCAGGCCGGCCTGAATGTGGGCTACCTTGCCTTCAACACCCAGAAGAAGCCGTTTGACGATGTGCGCGTGCGCAAGGCCATGAGCATGGCCATCAACAAGCAGGCCATCATCGACGGCGTGTACCTCAGCACGGGCGTGGCGGCCAAGAACCCGATTCCGCCCACGATGTGGTCGTACAACGACGCGGTCAAGGACGACCCGTATGACCCCGCCGCGGCCAAGAAGCTGCTGGCCGCCGCGGGCTTCCCCGATGGCATGACCACCGACCTGTGGGCCATGCCGGTGCAGCGCCCCTACAACCCCAATGCCAAGCGCATTGCCGAGCTGATGCAGGCCGACCTGGCCAAGATCGGCGTCAAGGCCGAGATCAAGAGCTTTGAGTGGGGCGAGTACCGCAAGCGCATGCAGGCCGGCGAGCACCAGATGGGCATGCTGGGCTGGACCGGCGACAACGGCGACCCGGACAACTTCCTCTACACCCTGCTGGGTTGCGAGTCGGCCAAGGGCAACGGCTCCAACGTGGCCAAGTTCTGCTACCAGCCGTTCGAGGAACTGGTCCTCAAGGCCAAGACGGTCTCCAAGCAGTCCGAGCGCGAGGCGCTGTACAAGAAGGCCCAGCTGATCTTCAAGGAGCAGGCGCCCTGGTTCACCATCGCCCACGCCGTGCAGCTCAAGCCCGTGCGCAAGGAAGTCATTGACTTCAAGCTCAGCCCGTTCGGGCGCCACAATTTCTACGGCGTGGACATCAAGGAGTAA
- a CDS encoding patatin-like phospholipase family protein, whose amino-acid sequence MSLATIVHAGLVRPDRPSHALVLMGGGARTAYQVGVLQALAAMLRLKPTVNQTFPFQVLVGTSAGALNAAYLAGTATSGLAAFDQLSQFWGRLRSADVYSLQVSPWVRASKFLAALNLWRNMRGMGAILNTMPLVDTLHHAVSLPGIEEALRSKALDAVAVTASSYSSGVHWTFCHTSGDARAQPWDRPGRRAEFQPLTIEHLMASSAIPFLFPATPLWVDGRREYFGDGSMRQVSPLSPAMHLGAHKVLVVGVGQPQRSGFAGTGGPAQHAPTMGGIAGHAMASVFHDTLQADVEQAQRVTRTLHQLPREIAGVLPYRPVEVLALQPSQSLDALAQAHAGELPRSIRNALGGLGALRGGGALASYLLFEPGFVQALVALGEQDAYARKSELLAFFSAR is encoded by the coding sequence ATGAGCCTTGCCACCATCGTTCACGCAGGCCTGGTCCGCCCGGATCGGCCCTCCCACGCGCTGGTGCTGATGGGCGGTGGCGCCCGCACGGCCTACCAGGTGGGCGTGCTGCAGGCCCTGGCCGCCATGCTGCGGCTCAAGCCGACGGTGAACCAGACCTTCCCGTTCCAGGTGCTGGTGGGCACCTCGGCCGGCGCGCTCAATGCCGCCTACCTGGCAGGCACCGCCACCTCGGGCCTCGCGGCCTTTGACCAGTTGTCCCAGTTCTGGGGCCGCCTGCGCTCGGCCGACGTGTATTCGCTGCAGGTGTCGCCCTGGGTTCGCGCGAGCAAGTTCCTCGCGGCGCTCAACCTGTGGCGCAACATGCGCGGCATGGGCGCCATCCTCAACACCATGCCGCTGGTGGACACACTGCACCATGCCGTGTCGCTGCCCGGGATCGAGGAGGCGCTGCGCAGCAAGGCGCTGGATGCGGTGGCGGTCACGGCCTCCAGCTACAGCAGCGGCGTGCACTGGACCTTCTGCCACACCTCGGGCGATGCCCGCGCCCAGCCCTGGGACCGGCCCGGCCGGCGCGCCGAATTCCAGCCCCTGACCATCGAGCACCTGATGGCCTCCAGCGCCATCCCCTTCCTGTTTCCCGCGACGCCGCTGTGGGTGGACGGGCGGCGCGAGTACTTTGGCGATGGCTCGATGCGCCAGGTGTCGCCGCTGTCGCCGGCCATGCACCTGGGCGCGCACAAGGTCCTGGTGGTGGGGGTGGGCCAGCCCCAGCGATCCGGGTTCGCCGGCACCGGCGGGCCGGCGCAGCACGCCCCGACCATGGGCGGCATTGCGGGCCATGCCATGGCCAGCGTGTTCCACGACACCCTGCAGGCCGATGTGGAACAGGCCCAGCGCGTGACCCGCACCCTGCACCAGCTGCCCCGCGAAATCGCGGGCGTGCTGCCCTACCGCCCGGTCGAGGTGCTGGCCCTGCAGCCCAGCCAGTCGCTCGATGCGCTGGCGCAAGCCCATGCCGGTGAGCTGCCGCGGTCCATCCGCAACGCACTGGGTGGGCTGGGGGCGCTGCGCGGCGGCGGCGCCCTGGCCAGCTACCTGCTGTTCGAGCCCGGCTTTGTGCAGGCCCTGGTCGCGCTGGGCGAGCAGGACGCCTACGCGCGCAAGAGCGAGTTGCTGGCCTTCTTTTCCGCGCGCTAG
- a CDS encoding ABC transporter permease subunit: protein MTPPRSASGDSPSRGRNQRPGEAGSAVALEGLGHSDAPPGPLREFWIAFSANKGAVAGLVVVVSLLLVALFAPWLAPHLPDQTNSAVFLKPPAWQAGGSAEYLLGTDAIGRDILSRLIHGARLSLSIGLAVVLISVAAGIALGLVAGFARGVTEIAIMRIMDIILTLPSLLLAIVIVAILGPGLMNAMLAVAVVVLPHYVRITRAAVIAEVSRDYVTAARISGAGTLRLMFSEVLPNCAAPLIVQASLGVSTAILDAAALGFLGLGAQPPSPEWGTMLADAREFVLRAWWVVTFPGLAILLAVLAFNLMGDGLRDALDPKLKR from the coding sequence ATGACTCCTCCCCGAAGCGCCTCCGGCGACTCCCCCTCAAGGGGGCGCAACCAGCGGCCCGGCGAAGCCGGTTCCGCGGTTGCCCTCGAAGGGCTGGGCCACTCCGACGCACCGCCCGGGCCGCTGCGCGAGTTCTGGATTGCCTTCTCGGCCAACAAGGGGGCGGTGGCGGGTCTGGTGGTGGTGGTTTCGCTGCTGCTGGTGGCACTGTTTGCGCCCTGGCTGGCGCCGCATCTGCCCGACCAGACCAACAGCGCGGTGTTCCTCAAGCCGCCGGCCTGGCAGGCTGGTGGCTCGGCCGAGTACCTGCTGGGCACCGACGCCATCGGCCGCGACATCCTCTCGCGCCTGATCCATGGCGCGCGGCTGTCGCTGTCGATCGGGCTGGCGGTGGTGTTGATTTCGGTGGCGGCCGGCATTGCGCTGGGGCTGGTGGCGGGCTTCGCGCGCGGCGTGACCGAGATCGCCATCATGCGCATCATGGACATCATCCTGACCCTGCCCAGCCTGTTGCTGGCGATTGTGATCGTGGCCATCCTCGGCCCGGGCCTGATGAATGCCATGCTGGCCGTGGCCGTGGTGGTGCTGCCGCACTACGTGCGCATCACCCGCGCCGCCGTGATCGCCGAGGTCTCGCGGGACTACGTGACCGCGGCGCGCATCAGCGGCGCGGGCACGCTGCGCCTGATGTTCAGCGAGGTGCTGCCCAATTGCGCGGCGCCGCTGATCGTGCAGGCCTCGCTGGGCGTGTCCACCGCCATCCTTGATGCCGCGGCGCTGGGCTTTCTGGGCCTGGGGGCGCAGCCGCCTTCTCCCGAGTGGGGCACCATGCTGGCCGATGCGCGCGAATTCGTGCTGCGCGCCTGGTGGGTCGTCACCTTCCCGGGCCTGGCCATCCTGCTGGCGGTGCTGGCCTTCAACCTCATGGGCGACGGCCTGCGCGATGCGCTGGACCCGAAACTGAAGCGATGA